From Streptomyces durmitorensis, a single genomic window includes:
- the denD gene encoding D-erythronate dehydrogenase, whose product MRIVITGGFGFLGRQVAEALLQRRTLCGAPIDRLVLADRFVPTGAPPAADPLVDVVQGDLSERLDEIFAQPVDVLIHLAAAVSSECEADFDLGMSANLDTTRALLDAARAQAATGGPTPRVVFSSSVAVYGSDAALPLPEVVGESTLPTPQSSYGTQKRICEQLVAEYTRRGFVDGRVARLMTVSVRPGKPNAAASSFLSGIVREPLSGLPATCPVSPDLRVALASPRRTVEGILRITEARRGSGPGELDGGLPVNLPALTVTVAEMLDTLRRVAGDAVADLVTVAPDPAVEAIVGSWPASFDNARATALGLRPDESFESVVRAYAEDHPEAVTAAALPAAGAIRP is encoded by the coding sequence ATGAGGATCGTCATCACCGGTGGCTTCGGCTTCCTGGGCCGGCAGGTCGCCGAAGCCCTGCTGCAGCGGCGGACCCTGTGCGGAGCGCCCATCGACCGCCTTGTGCTCGCCGACCGGTTCGTACCGACCGGGGCGCCGCCGGCGGCCGACCCGCTGGTGGACGTCGTCCAGGGCGACCTGAGCGAGCGCCTCGACGAGATCTTCGCGCAGCCGGTGGACGTCCTGATCCACCTGGCGGCGGCGGTCTCCTCCGAGTGCGAGGCCGACTTCGACCTCGGCATGAGCGCCAACCTGGACACCACCCGCGCGCTGCTCGACGCCGCCCGCGCGCAGGCGGCCACCGGCGGTCCCACGCCCCGGGTGGTGTTCTCCAGCAGCGTCGCGGTCTACGGTTCCGACGCCGCGCTGCCCCTGCCGGAGGTGGTCGGCGAGTCCACACTGCCCACGCCGCAGTCCAGCTACGGGACGCAGAAGCGCATCTGCGAGCAACTGGTCGCCGAGTACACCCGCCGGGGCTTCGTCGACGGGCGCGTGGCGCGCCTGATGACCGTCTCGGTGCGGCCGGGCAAGCCCAACGCGGCCGCGTCCAGCTTCCTGTCCGGCATCGTCCGCGAGCCCCTCTCCGGTCTGCCCGCCACCTGCCCGGTCAGCCCTGATCTGCGGGTCGCCCTGGCCTCGCCGCGGCGCACCGTCGAGGGCATCCTGCGCATCACCGAGGCCCGGCGCGGCAGCGGGCCCGGCGAGCTCGACGGAGGGCTTCCGGTCAATCTGCCGGCGCTCACGGTCACGGTCGCCGAGATGCTCGACACCCTGCGCCGGGTGGCCGGTGACGCCGTCGCCGACCTGGTGACGGTCGCGCCCGACCCCGCCGTCGAGGCCATCGTCGGCTCCTGGCCCGCCTCCTTCGACAACGCGCGCGCCACGGCTCTGGGCCTGCGGCCCGACGAGAGCTTCGAGTCGGTGGTGCGGGCCTATGCCGAGGACCACCCCGAGGCTGTCACGGCCGCGGCGCTGCCCGCAGCCGGGGCGATCAGGCCCTGA
- a CDS encoding FG-GAP and VCBS repeat-containing protein — MKYERAEGTCKGLRRRGGLCLLAAALVMGAATGAYNHEVRPPIPDSACRPSAPDGTSGPAGRVGTPAPDFDGDGHPDLAAEVPASNGDVSETGRIALVYGSAHGPRPGHRTVFTPKDFRLPAHDGMSYGLSGPTVADLDGDGHLDLVAGGSAHVQWGDPEGPDPAHRPARVRLPHVGKGESAIDGKGHGVYGDQPVAGDFDGDGHADLATFRTDTDKRRLVVLHGPFTRTGEPARTSERADPDPRGANAVVDLQLIAAEATGDRATDLFVYEPAAPGTPLLLTGGADTATGLGKEPERLPKGESIAVGDFDGDRRPDIALGDSGIPDDEELEPADRKGTVTIRYGRTPEARVVIEGGARKGGFGIGLVAGDVNGDGCDDLAVHSAGDRWGESGSVDILRGGSSPGLGSQPWRHVPRSRHVPDPDPLNSQHWAGSPVSAADFDGDTRDELVLATAYQTDLGRDWWIINGAGKDMASFDAADLARHTAEEKSR, encoded by the coding sequence ATGAAGTACGAGCGGGCAGAGGGCACTTGCAAGGGCTTGCGGCGGCGAGGGGGTCTTTGCCTCCTCGCCGCCGCACTGGTGATGGGCGCCGCCACGGGTGCGTACAACCACGAGGTCCGCCCGCCGATCCCGGACAGCGCCTGCCGCCCGTCGGCGCCCGACGGCACGTCCGGACCCGCGGGCCGGGTGGGCACACCCGCCCCCGACTTCGACGGCGACGGCCACCCCGACCTGGCAGCCGAGGTGCCGGCCAGTAATGGGGACGTCTCCGAGACCGGCCGCATCGCCCTGGTGTACGGCTCGGCGCACGGTCCGCGCCCCGGACACCGGACGGTGTTCACGCCCAAGGACTTCCGGCTGCCCGCACACGACGGCATGTCCTACGGACTGTCCGGTCCCACCGTCGCCGACCTGGACGGCGACGGCCACCTCGACCTCGTCGCGGGTGGCAGCGCCCATGTGCAGTGGGGCGACCCCGAAGGACCGGACCCCGCTCACCGGCCCGCCCGCGTCCGGCTGCCGCACGTCGGCAAGGGCGAGTCCGCGATCGACGGCAAGGGCCACGGCGTCTACGGCGACCAGCCGGTGGCCGGTGACTTCGACGGGGACGGCCACGCTGACCTGGCCACCTTCCGCACCGATACGGACAAGCGGCGCCTTGTGGTGCTGCACGGCCCGTTCACGCGTACGGGAGAGCCCGCACGGACCAGCGAGCGCGCCGACCCGGACCCACGCGGGGCCAACGCGGTGGTCGACCTCCAGCTCATCGCCGCGGAGGCCACCGGCGACCGCGCCACCGACCTCTTCGTCTACGAGCCCGCAGCGCCGGGCACGCCGCTGCTCCTGACCGGCGGAGCCGACACGGCGACCGGTCTCGGCAAGGAACCCGAACGGCTACCGAAGGGCGAAAGCATCGCCGTCGGTGACTTCGACGGTGACCGGCGGCCCGACATCGCCCTCGGCGACAGCGGCATTCCCGACGACGAGGAACTGGAACCGGCCGACCGCAAGGGCACGGTGACCATCCGCTACGGCAGGACGCCCGAAGCCCGCGTCGTCATCGAGGGCGGCGCCCGCAAGGGCGGCTTCGGCATCGGTCTGGTCGCCGGAGACGTGAACGGCGACGGCTGCGACGACCTCGCGGTGCACAGCGCGGGCGACCGCTGGGGCGAAAGCGGCAGCGTGGACATCCTGCGGGGCGGCTCCTCTCCCGGCCTCGGCTCCCAGCCATGGCGTCACGTGCCCCGCTCGCGCCACGTGCCCGACCCCGATCCCCTGAATTCACAGCACTGGGCGGGCAGTCCTGTGAGCGCGGCCGATTTCGACGGGGACACCCGCGACGAACTCGTCCTGGCCACCGCCTACCAGACCGACCTCGGGCGGGACTGGTGGATCATCAACGGCGCAGGCAAGGACATGGCATCCTTCGACGCCGCGGACCTGGCCCGCCACACGGCAGAGGAGAAGAGCCGTTGA
- a CDS encoding DinB family protein, translated as MTTTTTHPTHSTHSGPLDAERAGLLAALATARSALTNSVRGLGDEQVGEHPTASALCLGGLIKHVASIEEGWLRFVVDGPSAMRYDLPDGVSWEELAAGTAREFPQWAIDHQNDFRMLPGETLTGIVTRYEEVAARSERIITSVPDLSATHPLPEAPWHERGAVRSVRGVLMHVIAETAQHAGHADILRETLDGQKSS; from the coding sequence GTGACCACCACGACCACGCACCCCACGCACTCCACGCACTCCGGGCCCCTCGATGCCGAGCGCGCCGGCCTGCTCGCCGCGCTCGCCACCGCGCGATCGGCCCTGACCAACTCGGTGCGCGGACTCGGCGACGAGCAGGTGGGCGAGCACCCGACGGCCAGCGCACTGTGCCTGGGCGGCCTGATCAAGCACGTCGCGTCCATCGAGGAAGGCTGGCTGCGCTTTGTCGTCGACGGTCCGTCGGCGATGCGCTACGACCTGCCGGACGGTGTCAGCTGGGAGGAGCTCGCTGCTGGTACCGCCCGCGAGTTCCCGCAGTGGGCGATCGACCACCAGAACGACTTTCGGATGCTGCCCGGCGAGACGCTGACCGGGATCGTCACGCGCTACGAGGAGGTCGCCGCCCGCAGCGAGCGGATCATCACCTCCGTACCCGACCTGTCGGCCACGCACCCGCTGCCGGAGGCGCCCTGGCACGAGCGGGGCGCAGTACGCAGCGTGCGCGGGGTGCTGATGCACGTCATCGCCGAGACCGCGCAGCACGCAGGCCACGCGGACATCCTGCGCGAGACGCTCGACGGCCAGAAGTCGAGTTGA
- a CDS encoding TetR/AcrR family transcriptional regulator, with amino-acid sequence MPSDRRGLAPRKQPRQIRAELTRERILDAAAHVFGEYGYAAGTTNRIAERARVSIGSLYQYYPNKDAILVELVTRHLDSGGAAVARSQAQELPDTLEGVLRLFVRTAIDNHLDDPRLLRVMAEQAPRSAELLAKVEAHETERFAYIEELLAKHPEVRVTDTYTATRLLVTTVELVVHKVIAAPDPIDVRRFEDELVAMLHRYLTGPSETVGPRTA; translated from the coding sequence ATGCCGTCCGACCGACGCGGACTCGCCCCACGTAAACAGCCCCGGCAGATCCGGGCCGAGCTGACCCGTGAGCGCATCCTCGACGCGGCTGCTCACGTTTTCGGCGAGTACGGCTATGCCGCGGGGACCACCAACCGGATCGCCGAGCGGGCGCGGGTCTCCATCGGTTCGCTGTATCAGTACTACCCGAACAAGGACGCGATCCTCGTCGAGCTGGTGACCCGGCACCTCGATTCCGGCGGAGCCGCCGTCGCGCGCTCCCAGGCGCAGGAGTTGCCCGACACCCTGGAGGGGGTGCTCCGCCTCTTCGTCCGGACCGCGATCGACAACCACCTCGACGATCCGCGGCTGCTGCGCGTCATGGCGGAACAGGCCCCGCGGTCCGCCGAGTTGCTGGCGAAGGTGGAGGCCCACGAGACGGAACGCTTCGCGTACATCGAGGAGTTGCTGGCGAAACACCCGGAGGTCCGGGTGACCGACACCTATACCGCCACCCGGCTTCTCGTGACGACGGTCGAGTTGGTGGTCCACAAGGTCATCGCGGCCCCCGACCCCATCGACGTGCGCCGGTTCGAGGACGAACTCGTGGCCATGCTCCACCGCTATCTCACCGGCCCGTCCGAGACGGTGGGCCCCCGTACGGCATGA
- a CDS encoding MSMEG_1061 family FMN-dependent PPOX-type flavoprotein, which translates to MTYAATRPRWVAPDEVRARLGEPDAMTASKKTDRLDKHFRRFIAHSPFLTMATADADGRADCSPRGDYPGFVKVLDDHTLAIPDRPGNKIADSFGNLAENDGIGLLFLIPGMRETLRVNGRAYATDDPDVLARMETEGRRPVLAVVVDVAEAYFHCGRALIRSRLWDPESQSLADEMPSAGEVAVEQFGLDIPPEAIERKFQDGYRKLY; encoded by the coding sequence ATGACGTACGCCGCCACCCGCCCCCGGTGGGTCGCCCCGGACGAGGTCCGGGCCCGCCTGGGTGAGCCCGACGCCATGACCGCGTCGAAGAAGACCGACCGCCTGGACAAGCACTTCCGCCGGTTCATCGCCCACTCGCCGTTCCTGACGATGGCGACAGCGGATGCCGATGGGCGTGCCGACTGCTCGCCCCGGGGCGACTACCCGGGCTTCGTGAAAGTCCTCGACGACCACACCCTCGCCATCCCCGACCGGCCCGGCAACAAGATCGCCGACTCCTTCGGCAACCTCGCCGAGAACGACGGCATCGGACTGCTGTTCCTGATCCCCGGCATGCGCGAGACCTTGCGGGTCAACGGCCGCGCCTACGCCACCGACGACCCCGATGTCCTCGCCCGGATGGAGACGGAGGGCAGGCGACCGGTCCTGGCCGTCGTGGTCGACGTGGCCGAGGCGTACTTCCACTGCGGCCGCGCCCTCATCCGGTCCCGGCTGTGGGACCCCGAAAGCCAGTCGCTCGCCGACGAGATGCCGTCGGCCGGAGAGGTAGCCGTCGAGCAATTCGGCCTGGACATCCCCCCGGAGGCGATCGAGCGCAAGTTCCAGGACGGCTACCGCAAGCTCTACTGA
- a CDS encoding RidA family protein — MAITLVNPDGLPKIDAYRQVSIATGSKLVFVAGQVAWDAEGVTVGEGDLAAQVEQCYLNVATALAAAGGSFDDVAKLTVYVVDWTPDKMPLFGEGVARAAAKLGGTPVPPGTLVGVAALDVPDHLVEVEATAVID, encoded by the coding sequence ATGGCCATCACCCTGGTGAATCCCGACGGGTTGCCGAAGATCGATGCCTACCGGCAGGTGTCCATCGCGACCGGGTCGAAGCTGGTGTTCGTAGCCGGGCAGGTCGCCTGGGATGCCGAGGGGGTCACCGTCGGCGAAGGAGACCTCGCCGCCCAGGTCGAGCAGTGTTACCTCAATGTCGCCACCGCCCTGGCGGCGGCCGGGGGTTCCTTCGACGACGTGGCGAAGCTGACCGTGTACGTCGTCGACTGGACGCCCGACAAGATGCCTCTCTTCGGGGAGGGAGTCGCGCGGGCGGCCGCGAAACTGGGGGGCACTCCTGTGCCGCCCGGCACACTGGTGGGCGTGGCTGCGCTGGACGTGCCCGACCATCTCGTGGAGGTCGAAGCCACAGCGGTCATCGACTGA
- a CDS encoding NAD-dependent epimerase/dehydratase family protein: MAIGTVAITGAAGNIGSVAREALRHEASRLVLLDRVPIAPVADNEQAHTVDLRDAQAVESALSGVDCVLHLGGVPDEAPLPDLLEANVLGTHHVLEAARRHGIERVVLASSNRLTGFYPTGHLTGPREPARPDGLYGVSKVALEALGQLYADKFGLSVICLRIGSFEQTPTEPRHLATWLSPRDAVGYIRAALTAPPTTRFTAVYAVSANTRRFWELPARAELDYTPLDDAESYAAHIPGADIPADPASPQAGAYATPEFTLKHLRP; the protein is encoded by the coding sequence GTGGCAATCGGAACGGTGGCCATCACGGGCGCGGCAGGGAACATCGGATCGGTGGCGCGTGAGGCGCTGCGGCACGAGGCGAGCCGGTTGGTGCTGCTCGACCGCGTCCCGATCGCCCCGGTGGCCGACAACGAACAAGCGCACACGGTCGACCTGCGGGACGCGCAGGCCGTGGAGTCGGCGCTCTCGGGAGTCGATTGCGTGCTGCACCTGGGCGGCGTGCCGGACGAGGCACCTCTTCCCGACCTGTTGGAAGCCAACGTGCTCGGCACCCACCACGTCCTGGAAGCCGCGAGGCGCCACGGAATCGAACGGGTGGTGCTGGCCAGCAGCAACCGGCTGACCGGCTTCTACCCCACCGGACACCTCACCGGCCCCCGGGAGCCCGCCCGCCCCGATGGCCTGTACGGGGTGAGCAAGGTGGCGCTCGAGGCCCTGGGTCAGCTGTACGCGGACAAGTTCGGTCTCTCGGTGATCTGCCTGCGCATCGGCAGCTTCGAGCAGACGCCCACCGAGCCACGTCACCTGGCGACCTGGCTGAGCCCCCGCGACGCCGTCGGCTACATCCGGGCCGCGCTGACCGCCCCGCCCACCACGCGCTTCACCGCCGTGTACGCGGTCTCCGCCAACACCCGGCGCTTCTGGGAGCTTCCGGCCAGGGCGGAGCTCGACTACACCCCCCTCGACGACGCCGAATCGTACGCGGCACACATCCCGGGCGCAGACATTCCGGCCGACCCCGCATCGCCGCAAGCCGGCGCCTACGCCACGCCCGAGTTCACGTTGAAGCACCTTCGGCCTTGA
- a CDS encoding SAM-dependent methyltransferase, with protein MHRQQISSIAHSGHPIAAPLSDDSVHALLDRALPHGEARLLDLGCGSGTWPARAQAMRPSLRADGVDIDAGAIAAARRAADEAGLGDRVAFHTQDAAEFTSPHLYDVVVSVGATHAFGGLLPTLKAAGRHLSPGGSVLVGDGFWEREPDRATLDAGFTADEYVDLATTVDHVMAEGWTPVYGHVSTLQEWDAYEWSWTGDLSRWALDHPEHPDTGQALEAAAAHRDAWLHGYRGTLGFVTLLLRRTPTP; from the coding sequence ATGCATCGTCAACAGATCAGCTCCATCGCCCACTCCGGCCACCCCATCGCCGCTCCGCTGAGCGACGATTCCGTGCACGCGCTCCTCGACCGCGCCCTTCCGCACGGCGAGGCACGGCTCCTCGATCTCGGCTGCGGATCGGGCACGTGGCCGGCGCGCGCACAGGCCATGCGCCCCAGCCTCCGTGCCGATGGTGTGGACATCGACGCGGGGGCCATCGCCGCTGCCAGGCGTGCCGCCGACGAAGCGGGTCTCGGTGACCGGGTCGCGTTCCACACCCAGGACGCCGCGGAGTTCACTTCCCCGCACCTCTACGACGTGGTGGTCAGCGTCGGTGCCACACACGCCTTCGGCGGCCTGCTGCCCACCTTGAAGGCCGCCGGCCGTCACCTCTCCCCCGGCGGGAGCGTCCTCGTCGGCGACGGCTTCTGGGAACGCGAGCCCGACCGGGCGACCCTCGACGCCGGTTTCACCGCTGATGAGTACGTCGACCTGGCCACGACCGTCGACCACGTCATGGCCGAGGGATGGACCCCTGTCTACGGACACGTCAGCACCCTCCAGGAGTGGGACGCCTACGAATGGTCCTGGACGGGCGACCTCTCCCGATGGGCCCTCGACCACCCCGAGCACCCCGACACCGGCCAGGCCCTCGAAGCCGCCGCCGCACACCGCGACGCCTGGCTCCACGGCTACCGGGGCACACTCGGATTCGTCACCCTGCTCCTGCGCCGGACGCCCACGCCCTGA
- a CDS encoding NUDIX hydrolase, with protein sequence MPRPRPRPRPPGARPRTRVAAYVIRHRAVPEILVFDHVDMPDAGTQIPAGGVRPGEELAEAVLREVSEETGLLTATVVRQIAVEDKPHPETGQPRRTTFFLLQVPPDTSDAWEHHVDGDGDDAGLAFTCWFLPLPLGQPLADRQDAWLGHVDPRFTTVADNSP encoded by the coding sequence ATGCCTCGACCTCGCCCTCGCCCCCGGCCGCCCGGAGCCCGACCTCGCACGCGTGTCGCCGCCTACGTGATCCGGCACCGCGCCGTTCCCGAGATCTTGGTGTTCGACCACGTCGACATGCCCGATGCAGGCACCCAGATCCCTGCGGGAGGTGTCAGACCGGGCGAAGAGCTGGCAGAAGCCGTCCTTCGCGAGGTCTCCGAGGAGACGGGGCTGCTGACAGCCACCGTGGTCCGGCAGATCGCCGTGGAGGACAAGCCTCACCCCGAGACGGGACAGCCCCGCCGGACCACGTTCTTCCTGCTACAGGTGCCGCCAGACACCTCCGACGCCTGGGAACACCACGTCGACGGCGACGGAGACGACGCCGGTCTCGCCTTCACCTGCTGGTTCCTCCCGCTCCCTCTCGGGCAACCCCTGGCCGACCGCCAGGACGCTTGGCTGGGCCACGTCGATCCACGGTTCACCACGGTTGCCGACAACAGCCCATGA
- a CDS encoding FadR/GntR family transcriptional regulator gives MFSKVSGPIRLADRVAAILSEEIESGRLAEGDKLPTEVELVKQLGVSRTVIREAVSRLRNAGLVEPRQGRGVFVMPRRTRPLDLEAEASGTKSKVMQIVEVRRAMEGEAASLAATRATPDDVARMRRSLAAIDEAVAAGGDGVEEDLAFHQSIAESTGNAVMVSTVRYLGEVMRGGIRVTRANEARRDDFIEAVRVEHHAILAAVESGDAAAARSAVRRHMKHAASRLQDADEGFWTETDDLGVDLDTAP, from the coding sequence ATGTTCTCCAAGGTGAGTGGCCCCATTCGGCTCGCGGACCGGGTCGCCGCGATCCTCTCGGAGGAGATCGAGTCCGGACGTCTGGCCGAGGGCGACAAGCTGCCGACCGAGGTCGAGTTGGTCAAGCAACTGGGCGTCAGCCGCACCGTGATCCGCGAGGCCGTCTCGCGGCTGCGCAACGCGGGCCTGGTCGAACCGCGCCAGGGCCGGGGCGTGTTCGTCATGCCCCGGCGCACCCGGCCGCTCGACCTGGAGGCCGAGGCCTCCGGCACCAAGTCCAAGGTCATGCAGATCGTCGAGGTCCGCCGCGCCATGGAGGGCGAGGCGGCCTCGCTGGCGGCGACCCGGGCGACACCGGACGACGTCGCCCGGATGCGCCGGTCCCTGGCCGCGATCGACGAGGCGGTCGCGGCCGGCGGTGACGGTGTGGAGGAGGACCTGGCGTTCCATCAGTCGATCGCCGAGTCGACCGGGAACGCGGTGATGGTCTCCACCGTGCGGTACTTGGGTGAGGTCATGCGCGGCGGCATCCGCGTCACGCGTGCCAACGAGGCGCGGCGCGACGACTTCATCGAGGCGGTGCGGGTCGAGCACCACGCGATCCTGGCGGCCGTCGAGTCGGGCGACGCGGCGGCGGCCCGCAGCGCCGTACGCCGTCACATGAAGCACGCCGCGTCCCGGTTGCAGGACGCGGACGAGGGCTTCTGGACGGAGACGGACGATCTCGGGGTGGACCTGGACACGGCGCCGTGA
- a CDS encoding winged helix DNA-binding domain-containing protein: MTVLDNRALNRATLARQLLLDRAGVPVVDAVAHLGGLQAQEPQEPFVGLWSRLDGFDPAELSDHLVQRRVVRTHLMRRTVHLVTADDALAWRARHDAMLRQRVLGVYRSELDGTDLDELAAAGRAVMADGEPRSMTELARALAGRWPTPGPRALGEMLMALVPMAQLPPRGLWRTKAGVRNAPLSSLLGREVDPLSADGADPVGQAMLRRYLAAFGPAASADLRAWCGLAGLPAAVAALREELITFRDERGRELLDLPDAPRPDPDTPAPVRFLPAFDNAILGFQDRTRIIDDAHRGLSVSGARVVLVDGRVAATWTVEDGTVTVAPLGRFSRAERTAVAEEGRALAEFLSDKENRSVQISGSSR; this comes from the coding sequence ATGACCGTTCTCGACAACCGGGCGCTCAACCGCGCGACGCTCGCCCGGCAGCTGCTGCTCGATCGCGCCGGCGTACCGGTCGTCGACGCCGTCGCCCACCTCGGGGGTCTGCAGGCGCAGGAACCGCAGGAGCCGTTCGTCGGCCTCTGGTCGCGCCTTGACGGCTTCGACCCGGCGGAGCTCTCGGACCACCTGGTCCAGCGGCGCGTGGTGCGCACCCACCTCATGCGCCGCACCGTCCACCTCGTCACCGCCGACGACGCTCTGGCCTGGCGCGCCCGCCACGACGCGATGCTGCGCCAACGGGTGCTCGGGGTCTACCGCAGCGAGCTCGACGGGACGGACCTCGACGAGCTCGCGGCAGCGGGCCGGGCGGTCATGGCCGACGGTGAACCGCGCTCGATGACCGAACTCGCGCGGGCGCTCGCCGGGCGCTGGCCGACGCCGGGGCCGCGCGCACTGGGGGAGATGCTGATGGCCCTGGTCCCGATGGCGCAGCTGCCGCCGCGCGGGCTCTGGCGGACGAAGGCAGGAGTGCGCAACGCCCCGCTGTCGTCCCTGCTGGGGCGCGAGGTCGACCCGCTGTCCGCGGACGGCGCCGATCCCGTGGGGCAGGCGATGCTCCGGCGCTACCTGGCCGCGTTCGGCCCCGCCGCCTCGGCCGACCTGCGCGCCTGGTGCGGACTTGCCGGACTGCCGGCCGCCGTCGCCGCGCTGCGCGAGGAGCTGATCACCTTCAGGGACGAGCGGGGCAGGGAACTCCTCGATCTGCCCGACGCGCCACGACCGGACCCCGACACCCCCGCCCCGGTGCGGTTCCTGCCGGCATTCGACAACGCGATCCTCGGCTTCCAGGACCGCACCCGGATCATCGACGACGCCCACCGCGGCCTGTCGGTCTCCGGCGCCCGCGTCGTCCTGGTCGACGGCCGGGTCGCCGCGACGTGGACCGTGGAGGACGGCACCGTGACGGTCGCACCGCTGGGCCGCTTCTCCCGCGCCGAACGGACCGCGGTCGCGGAGGAGGGGCGGGCGCTGGCGGAGTTCCTTTCCGACAAGGAGAACCGCAGCGTGCAGATCTCGGGGTCCTCGCGCTGA
- a CDS encoding PDR/VanB family oxidoreductase encodes MTSPTQATVVDRIDRVAQDVVSLTLRGTEGPLAPWEPGAHIDLRLPNWLTRQYSLCGDPAERDTYRVAVRHDRLSRGGSEYIHRYLRRGRPLTLSTPRNHFPLLPAPRYLFLAGGIGITPVVPMLRAARRAGVPAELVYVGPSLDAMPFAAELLAEHRDSVRAVATRSEGRPDLGALAAGLDEDTLVYCCGPAPLLAAAQEVFPAGRLHAERFRPTPRTFGPDTAFEAVCRRSGRTVPVPADESLLDALTHAGHPLPAGCREGVCGSCELAVVEGEIDHRDDIGAAAGRMYPCVSRARSPRIVVDL; translated from the coding sequence ATGACATCACCGACGCAAGCGACCGTCGTCGACCGCATCGACCGCGTCGCGCAGGACGTCGTCTCCCTGACCCTGCGGGGCACCGAGGGCCCGCTCGCGCCCTGGGAGCCCGGCGCCCACATCGACCTCCGCCTGCCCAACTGGCTCACCCGGCAGTACTCCCTGTGCGGCGACCCCGCCGAGCGGGACACCTACCGCGTCGCCGTACGCCACGACCGCCTCAGCCGGGGCGGCTCGGAGTACATCCACCGCTACCTGCGCCGGGGCCGCCCCCTCACCCTCTCGACTCCGCGCAACCACTTCCCGCTGCTGCCCGCGCCGCGGTACCTGTTCCTCGCAGGCGGGATCGGCATCACCCCCGTCGTGCCGATGCTGCGGGCGGCCCGGCGTGCGGGCGTGCCCGCCGAACTCGTGTACGTGGGACCGTCGCTCGACGCCATGCCCTTCGCCGCCGAACTGCTCGCCGAACACCGGGACTCGGTGCGTGCCGTCGCCACCCGGAGCGAGGGCAGACCGGACCTGGGGGCGCTGGCCGCAGGCCTGGACGAGGACACCCTGGTCTACTGCTGCGGTCCTGCGCCTCTGCTGGCCGCGGCGCAGGAGGTGTTCCCCGCGGGACGGCTGCACGCGGAGCGTTTCCGTCCGACGCCCAGGACGTTCGGCCCCGACACCGCCTTCGAGGCCGTGTGCCGCAGGTCGGGCCGGACGGTGCCGGTGCCCGCCGACGAGTCGCTGCTCGACGCCCTGACCCACGCCGGTCACCCGCTGCCCGCCGGATGCCGGGAAGGCGTCTGCGGCAGCTGCGAACTCGCCGTCGTCGAGGGCGAGATCGACCACCGCGACGACATCGGAGCTGCCGCGGGCCGCATGTACCCCTGCGTGTCCCGTGCGCGTTCCCCTCGTATCGTCGTGGACCTGTGA